A single window of Nocardia sp. NBC_01327 DNA harbors:
- a CDS encoding LysR family transcriptional regulator: MAPDTVSLRYFLVLAQELNFTRAAARIGIAQPALSARMRRLEAELGTSLLVRDTRSVVLTTAGAALAESAPPALAALDRAWDTARNAGAGELGTLRIGYSLSAGAGTAPALVDRLIRSSPGLEVSAVPMPTPEISPAVADGRIDAGITRGEQPGRGVRRFLLRRVRVGVQLAQDHPLAEHSVIEIADAAAYPLRLPDRTANPVVHDQLSALFRDIQPAPRFHTPAVSFDMSQRDLHDGLTLAPSGETAVTTLPAGLTWRPLQGAPTLTIHLVLPRVQSPLHRRIRTVAKTLAHELHWLPD; encoded by the coding sequence GTGGCGCCGGATACGGTGAGCCTGCGGTACTTTCTGGTGCTGGCGCAGGAGTTGAACTTCACCCGCGCGGCCGCACGGATCGGTATCGCGCAGCCCGCGCTCAGCGCCCGGATGCGCCGATTGGAGGCGGAACTCGGTACGAGCCTGCTGGTTCGTGACACGCGCAGCGTCGTATTGACCACGGCCGGTGCGGCTTTGGCGGAGTCCGCGCCGCCCGCGCTGGCGGCCCTGGACCGGGCATGGGACACCGCCCGGAACGCGGGCGCCGGTGAACTGGGCACGCTGCGCATCGGATACAGCCTCAGCGCGGGTGCCGGAACGGCGCCGGCCCTGGTGGACAGGCTCATTCGTAGCAGCCCGGGACTCGAGGTCAGCGCGGTCCCGATGCCGACACCGGAGATTTCCCCCGCGGTCGCCGACGGCCGCATCGATGCCGGGATCACCCGTGGTGAACAGCCGGGTCGTGGCGTGCGCCGATTCCTGCTGCGGCGGGTGCGCGTCGGAGTCCAACTGGCGCAGGACCATCCGCTGGCCGAACACTCCGTGATCGAGATCGCCGACGCGGCCGCGTACCCGCTGCGACTCCCCGACCGCACGGCCAACCCCGTGGTCCACGATCAGCTGTCCGCGCTGTTCCGCGACATCCAACCAGCCCCCCGATTCCACACGCCCGCAGTCTCTTTCGACATGTCCCAGCGAGACCTGCACGACGGGCTCACCCTCGCCCCCTCCGGTGAAACCGCGGTCACGACCCTACCGGCCGGTCTCACATGGCGCCCGCTGCAAGGCGCACCCACCTTGACAATCCACCTGGTCCTCCCGCGCGTGCAGTCACCCCTACACCGCCGCATCCGTACCGTCGCCAAAACCCTGGCACACGAACTGCATTGGCTGCCGGACTGA
- a CDS encoding quinone oxidoreductase family protein, whose protein sequence is MHKIHFSGRPAQLTVPEPVAGPGQLLIRTELAGVHLGMLRMIKADSGSDPGAEVLGTVVAVGPEVAAEWIGKRVGGVVFAGAYAEYVLAATALMTEIPAGVPAADALAVVRGGLVALGALRAGRFTAGESVLITAAASGSGHLAVQLAKALGASRVVAAVGSTDKAQFLRECGADAVLTYAESWTESFDVILDGVGGDLLQRSVETLAPHGRLVAYSAGGGSVDVNTLLADLKTVTGFSVGLLSRTRQDLLDSYRAELWKLLASGRLRPRHTVLPLEDISAAVDLIESRRNLGRVIVQTGRQ, encoded by the coding sequence GTGCACAAGATTCATTTCTCCGGCCGACCGGCGCAGCTCACCGTGCCGGAGCCGGTGGCCGGTCCGGGTCAGCTGCTGATCCGGACCGAGTTGGCCGGTGTACACCTCGGCATGCTCCGAATGATCAAGGCGGACAGCGGCTCCGACCCGGGTGCGGAGGTTCTCGGCACCGTCGTCGCGGTCGGTCCCGAGGTCGCGGCGGAGTGGATCGGCAAGCGGGTCGGTGGCGTGGTGTTCGCAGGCGCGTATGCCGAATATGTTCTGGCCGCAACGGCATTGATGACGGAGATCCCCGCTGGGGTACCGGCCGCGGACGCTCTCGCGGTGGTGCGCGGCGGCCTGGTCGCCCTGGGCGCGCTGCGCGCCGGCCGATTCACGGCAGGGGAGTCGGTGCTGATCACCGCGGCCGCCAGCGGAAGCGGCCATCTCGCAGTGCAATTGGCGAAGGCGCTGGGCGCCTCGAGGGTGGTGGCAGCAGTCGGCTCCACTGATAAGGCGCAGTTCCTGCGCGAATGCGGAGCCGACGCCGTGCTCACCTACGCTGAGTCCTGGACCGAATCGTTCGATGTCATCCTGGACGGCGTAGGCGGCGACCTCCTCCAGCGCAGCGTGGAAACCCTTGCCCCCCACGGCCGTCTGGTGGCCTACAGCGCAGGCGGCGGTTCGGTCGATGTCAACACCCTCCTGGCCGACCTCAAAACCGTCACCGGTTTCTCGGTCGGCCTACTGAGCCGCACCCGGCAGGATCTGCTCGACTCCTACCGGGCCGAACTCTGGAAGTTGCTGGCATCAGGCCGTTTACGCCCCCGCCACACCGTCCTGCCGCTGGAAGACATCAGCGCGGCCGTCGACCTCATCGAATCCCGCCGCAACCTGGGCAGGGTGATTGTGCAGACCGGGCGGCAGTGA
- a CDS encoding NUDIX hydrolase: protein MDIELPDGVKFTQYVARMPRCAMTLVINENREVLLMYRHRFIIDQWVWELPGGYVDHAEDVATAAAREVQEETGWRPRTMEHLVTYQPAIGTLDQPQEIYLSRGADLTDTAPDINEAEDTRWFSLDEAMDMIGRGEIIGAATVVAIYRALSLAR, encoded by the coding sequence GTGGATATCGAGCTACCGGACGGGGTGAAGTTCACTCAGTACGTCGCGCGAATGCCTCGGTGCGCAATGACGTTGGTAATCAACGAGAACCGCGAAGTGCTGCTGATGTACCGGCACCGTTTCATCATCGACCAGTGGGTATGGGAGTTGCCGGGCGGATATGTCGACCACGCCGAGGATGTTGCCACGGCCGCTGCTCGTGAGGTGCAGGAGGAAACCGGCTGGCGCCCGCGAACTATGGAGCACCTGGTGACGTATCAGCCCGCGATCGGCACCCTGGATCAGCCCCAGGAGATCTATCTATCTCGCGGCGCCGACCTGACCGATACCGCACCGGATATCAATGAGGCCGAGGATACTCGCTGGTTCTCGCTCGATGAGGCTATGGATATGATCGGGCGCGGCGAAATCATAGGTGCAGCAACGGTAGTCGCGATCTACCGCGCTCTCAGCCTCGCCCGGTGA
- a CDS encoding lipase family protein — protein MGATSALASPAVATPDTADPFYAPPADYAAKEPGAILRARQIQASYSQLIAWPVQAWQLLYRTTAADGQPYAAVTTVLKTSRTTQPSALLSFQNMTDSIAPQCMPSQALRQGQVPWIDPSKSGPLQLTTMSGETPMIAAALARGWAVSVPDFGGIDNHYSTPREPGYVVLDGIRAAEAFEPAALPGPGIPTLMWGYSGGGIASAWAAQEQPRYAPELNVVGAALGAPVGDPRPALLAMNGTPVGGSLLPGALMGIMQDSPEFTAAINRYLTPAGKQKIADATNNCTPQNMVSDFGFDANQFLTEPLPQVLADPVISAAFDERNLGSPAPTTPLYVYNTIDDEGSLISNIDTLVSSYCAAGTPVTYRREQISMPVSGHTGEWFLGAPGALAWLQQQAETPVAQTNCDIQTVPATILDPAAMNALTSGILTGPVRTFLGI, from the coding sequence ATGGGAGCGACGAGCGCCCTGGCATCGCCCGCGGTGGCGACTCCCGATACCGCCGATCCCTTCTACGCCCCGCCCGCGGACTACGCGGCGAAAGAACCGGGGGCGATCCTCCGGGCTCGGCAGATCCAGGCCAGCTATTCACAGTTGATTGCCTGGCCGGTCCAGGCCTGGCAATTGCTGTATCGGACCACCGCGGCAGATGGGCAACCTTACGCCGCGGTCACGACGGTGCTGAAAACATCGCGCACGACCCAGCCGTCGGCGCTGCTGTCGTTCCAGAATATGACCGATTCGATTGCACCGCAGTGCATGCCGTCCCAGGCGCTGCGGCAGGGGCAGGTTCCCTGGATCGATCCGTCGAAATCAGGTCCGCTCCAGCTCACCACGATGTCCGGCGAAACACCGATGATCGCCGCCGCGCTCGCGCGCGGATGGGCCGTGTCGGTACCCGACTTCGGCGGCATCGACAATCACTATTCGACCCCCAGGGAGCCCGGTTACGTTGTGCTGGACGGGATTCGGGCGGCCGAAGCGTTCGAACCGGCCGCGCTGCCGGGCCCTGGAATCCCGACGCTCATGTGGGGTTATTCCGGTGGTGGGATCGCCAGTGCGTGGGCTGCCCAGGAACAGCCGCGGTACGCACCCGAACTGAATGTGGTCGGCGCGGCACTGGGCGCACCGGTCGGTGACCCGCGTCCCGCGCTGCTCGCCATGAACGGCACACCGGTCGGCGGCTCACTCCTGCCGGGCGCGCTGATGGGCATCATGCAGGATTCCCCGGAGTTCACCGCCGCCATCAACCGCTACCTCACCCCCGCCGGCAAGCAGAAGATCGCCGACGCCACGAACAACTGCACCCCGCAGAACATGGTGTCCGACTTCGGCTTCGACGCGAATCAGTTCCTCACCGAACCCCTACCCCAGGTACTCGCCGACCCGGTGATCAGCGCCGCCTTCGACGAGCGCAACCTCGGCTCCCCGGCTCCCACCACTCCCCTGTACGTCTACAACACGATCGACGACGAGGGCAGTCTGATCTCCAATATCGACACTCTGGTCTCCAGCTACTGCGCGGCGGGCACCCCCGTCACCTACCGCCGGGAACAAATCAGCATGCCCGTCTCCGGCCACACCGGCGAATGGTTCCTCGGCGCCCCCGGTGCTCTCGCCTGGCTCCAGCAGCAAGCGGAAACACCTGTGGCCCAAACGAATTGCGATATCCAGACCGTCCCCGCCACAATCCTCGACCCCGCAGCCATGAATGCCCTCACCTCAGGCATTCTCACCGGCCCCGTCCGCACCTTCCTCGGCATCTGA
- a CDS encoding LLM class flavin-dependent oxidoreductase: MADYGHELRFGIFVPPEAARGRSLLRLIQRADATAGLEVLAVQDHPYQPAFLDTWTLLSYVAAMTRTLTLMPAVANLPLRPPAVLARSAASLDLLSGGRVELGVGAGAFWDAIEAMGGQRRTPGQALTALREAMGVMRALWGEGRPNLEGEYYSLRGAKAGPAPAHRIGIWLGVYGPRALRMTGELADGWLGGFSYAPPDLLAGLMSAIDTGAREAGRVPALIRRAYIIDASMPVAQLTEVALAHGISEFLLPVDPDGEGATMRFAVETAPAVRAAVAAARVA, from the coding sequence ATGGCTGACTACGGGCATGAGCTGAGGTTCGGGATCTTCGTTCCGCCCGAGGCGGCGCGGGGGCGGTCGCTGCTGCGGCTCATTCAGCGCGCCGATGCCACCGCCGGGCTGGAAGTGCTGGCGGTTCAAGATCATCCGTATCAGCCCGCCTTCCTGGACACCTGGACGCTGCTGTCCTACGTCGCCGCCATGACCCGCACCCTCACCCTCATGCCCGCGGTGGCCAATCTGCCGCTGCGCCCGCCCGCCGTGCTCGCGCGCAGCGCGGCCAGCCTGGATCTGCTCAGCGGCGGCCGCGTGGAGCTGGGAGTGGGCGCGGGCGCGTTCTGGGACGCCATCGAAGCCATGGGCGGGCAGCGGCGCACGCCGGGGCAGGCGCTGACGGCACTGCGTGAGGCGATGGGCGTCATGCGTGCGCTGTGGGGTGAGGGACGCCCGAACCTCGAAGGCGAGTACTACTCCCTGCGCGGCGCCAAGGCCGGACCGGCTCCCGCGCATCGGATAGGCATCTGGCTGGGCGTCTACGGTCCCCGCGCGCTGCGCATGACCGGCGAACTGGCCGACGGCTGGCTCGGCGGATTCTCCTATGCCCCACCGGATCTGCTCGCCGGGCTGATGTCCGCCATCGATACCGGCGCCCGCGAGGCGGGCCGCGTGCCCGCGCTCATCCGACGCGCCTACATCATCGATGCGTCCATGCCGGTCGCGCAGCTCACGGAGGTGGCGCTGGCACACGGCATCAGCGAATTCCTGCTGCCGGTCGATCCGGACGGGGAGGGGGCGACCATGCGGTTCGCCGTCGAGACAGCCCCGGCGGTACGTGCCGCGGTCGCCGCGGCGCGTGTCGCCTGA
- a CDS encoding EthD family reductase, translating into MHKLVVLYPEPADPDHFRDYYVNNHLPLIMKWPGLLAWRYSFDVAAKRGETPYFAVFEADFADADAMAAAQASEYGRRATADVVNYATGGVVVIHYPVQEGAV; encoded by the coding sequence ATGCATAAGCTGGTGGTCCTGTATCCCGAGCCCGCCGACCCCGACCACTTCCGCGACTACTACGTGAACAACCACCTCCCGCTGATCATGAAGTGGCCCGGCCTGCTTGCGTGGCGCTACAGCTTCGACGTGGCTGCGAAGCGGGGAGAAACGCCGTACTTCGCGGTCTTCGAAGCCGACTTCGCCGATGCCGACGCCATGGCCGCGGCACAGGCGTCGGAGTACGGCCGGCGGGCGACCGCCGATGTCGTCAACTACGCCACCGGCGGTGTGGTCGTCATTCACTATCCGGTACAGGAAGGCGCCGTCTGA
- a CDS encoding TIGR02452 family protein gives MAVGGKDESIAGVTEHLRAIAADNERIIAAGGYRAPGGHYVSLTSGVDAAVRGTRMYGPEPVSVIIRREADTVIAVTGESSLVAARRMLDTDPEPVAVLNFASARNPGGHYLAGARTQEEALCRASALYTTLLAVPEYYEHHRHTPDPFYSDRVILSPAVPVFRDDAGILLDNPYAVGFLSSPSPRTNVIEQELASEAYRVPAVLATRAERILETAGGYRRLVLGAWGCGVYGNDPGVVAGVFHALLAGRFAGHFDEITFAILDRTPGETTLAAFRTVFAAE, from the coding sequence ATGGCGGTCGGAGGGAAAGATGAGAGCATTGCGGGCGTGACCGAACATCTGCGAGCTATTGCCGCCGACAATGAGCGGATCATTGCAGCCGGTGGTTACCGGGCGCCTGGCGGGCATTATGTTTCGTTGACGTCGGGGGTGGACGCCGCTGTGCGGGGTACGCGGATGTATGGGCCTGAACCGGTTTCGGTCATCATTCGTAGGGAGGCCGATACCGTTATCGCGGTGACAGGGGAGAGCAGCCTCGTCGCGGCGCGGCGGATGCTCGATACCGATCCGGAGCCGGTCGCCGTTCTGAATTTCGCGTCCGCCCGCAATCCGGGCGGCCACTACCTCGCCGGTGCCCGCACTCAAGAAGAAGCCCTGTGCCGGGCGTCGGCGCTGTACACCACCCTGCTGGCCGTGCCGGAGTACTACGAGCACCACCGGCATACACCGGACCCCTTCTACAGCGACCGCGTGATCTTGTCTCCTGCCGTGCCTGTCTTCCGCGACGACGCGGGCATCCTGCTCGACAACCCCTATGCCGTCGGCTTTCTCAGCAGCCCCTCGCCTCGGACCAACGTGATCGAGCAGGAGCTCGCGAGCGAGGCGTATCGGGTACCGGCGGTGCTGGCCACCCGCGCCGAGCGCATTCTCGAAACAGCGGGCGGCTACCGGCGTTTGGTGCTGGGCGCCTGGGGCTGCGGCGTCTACGGCAACGATCCGGGTGTGGTGGCCGGTGTCTTCCATGCGCTGCTGGCAGGGCGGTTCGCCGGGCACTTCGACGAGATCACCTTCGCGATACTGGACCGGACCCCCGGCGAGACCACCCTCGCTGCCTTCCGAACCGTGTTCGCGGCAGAATAA
- the ctaD gene encoding aa3-type cytochrome oxidase subunit I yields the protein MTAVAPKPDPGLEAARPYPARLGPKGSFIYKAVTTTDPKVLGVMYITTAISFFLIGGLLALLMRAELARPGMQFLSTEQFNQLFTMHGTIMLLFYATAIVFGFANLILPLQIGAPDVAFPRLNAFSYWLYLFGASMATAGFVTPGGAADFGWTAYTPLSDIVHSPGVGGDLWILGLAVSGLGTILGGVNMLTTVVCLRCPGMTMFRMPIFTWNIAVTSVLILLAFPLLTAALFGLAYDRHLGGHIYDPANGGAILYQHLFWYFGHPEVYIIALPFFGIVSEIYPVFSRKPIFGYTTLVYATLGIAALSIAVWAHHMYATGSVLLPYFSFMTFLIAVPTGVKFFNWIGTMWRGQLTFETPMLWSLGFLVTFLFGGLSGVILASPPLDFHVSDSYFVVAHFHYVLFGTIVFATFAGIYFWFPKMSGRLLDERLGKWHFWATFVGFHTTFLVQHWLGNEGMPRRYADYLPSDGFTTLNTISTIGSFILGASMLPFVWNVFKSYRYGEVVTVDDPWGYGNSLEWATSCPPPRHNFYELPRIRSERPAFELHYPHMVERMRAEAHVGWGSRSHNVAEEAQIHS from the coding sequence GTGACTGCCGTAGCTCCCAAGCCGGACCCGGGACTGGAGGCCGCTCGGCCCTACCCGGCGCGGCTGGGCCCCAAGGGTTCGTTCATCTACAAGGCGGTGACGACGACCGATCCCAAGGTGCTTGGCGTCATGTACATCACCACCGCGATTTCGTTCTTCCTCATCGGCGGTCTATTGGCGCTGCTCATGCGTGCGGAGCTGGCGCGCCCGGGCATGCAGTTCCTGTCGACGGAGCAGTTCAATCAGCTGTTCACCATGCACGGCACGATCATGCTGCTGTTCTATGCGACGGCCATCGTGTTCGGCTTCGCGAACCTGATCCTGCCGCTGCAGATCGGCGCGCCCGATGTGGCCTTCCCGCGGCTGAACGCCTTCAGCTACTGGCTGTACCTGTTCGGCGCGTCGATGGCCACCGCCGGATTCGTGACTCCCGGCGGCGCGGCCGACTTCGGCTGGACCGCCTACACGCCGCTGTCGGACATCGTGCACTCGCCGGGCGTGGGTGGCGATCTGTGGATTCTGGGTCTGGCGGTGTCCGGTCTGGGCACCATTCTCGGTGGTGTGAACATGCTGACCACGGTGGTCTGCCTGCGCTGCCCCGGTATGACCATGTTCCGGATGCCCATCTTCACCTGGAATATCGCCGTCACGAGTGTGCTTATCCTGCTGGCCTTCCCGCTGCTGACCGCGGCGCTGTTCGGGCTCGCCTACGACCGGCACCTGGGCGGGCACATCTACGATCCGGCCAATGGCGGGGCCATCCTGTACCAGCACCTGTTCTGGTACTTCGGCCATCCCGAGGTGTACATCATCGCGCTGCCGTTCTTCGGCATCGTCTCGGAGATCTATCCGGTGTTCTCGCGTAAGCCGATCTTCGGTTACACCACGCTGGTGTACGCGACCCTGGGCATCGCGGCGCTGTCCATCGCGGTGTGGGCGCACCACATGTACGCGACGGGATCGGTTCTGCTGCCGTACTTCTCGTTCATGACCTTCTTGATCGCGGTGCCGACGGGCGTGAAGTTCTTCAACTGGATCGGCACCATGTGGCGGGGTCAGCTGACCTTCGAGACGCCGATGCTGTGGTCGCTCGGCTTCCTGGTGACGTTCCTGTTCGGTGGACTGTCGGGTGTCATTCTGGCCAGCCCGCCGCTCGACTTCCATGTCTCCGACAGCTATTTCGTCGTGGCGCACTTCCACTACGTGCTGTTCGGCACCATCGTGTTCGCCACCTTCGCGGGCATCTACTTCTGGTTCCCGAAGATGTCGGGCCGGCTGCTGGACGAGCGGCTGGGCAAGTGGCACTTCTGGGCGACCTTCGTCGGCTTCCACACCACGTTCCTGGTGCAGCACTGGCTGGGCAACGAGGGCATGCCGCGCCGGTACGCCGATTACCTGCCGAGCGACGGATTCACCACGCTGAACACGATTTCCACCATCGGCTCCTTCATTCTGGGCGCGTCGATGCTGCCGTTCGTGTGGAACGTCTTCAAGTCCTACCGCTACGGCGAGGTCGTGACCGTGGACGATCCGTGGGGCTACGGCAACTCCCTGGAGTGGGCGACGTCCTGCCCGCCGCCGCGGCACAACTTCTACGAGCTGCCGCGTATTCGCTCCGAGCGCCCCGCGTTCGAGCTGCACTATCCGCACATGGTCGAGCGCATGCGCGCCGAGGCCCATGTCGGCTGGGGGTCCAGGTCGCACAACGTGGCCGAGGAAGCGCAGATCCACAGCTGA
- a CDS encoding SgcJ/EcaC family oxidoreductase gives MDDDIEVIRELFDRYTELWVRHQMREWGELFTEDCDFITHRGVWWRSREENVRGHEDVPESVLAQKKNYSQTVVGVRRLGPEVMLVHTEWAWPDHVLPGATAAEDRRGLITAVLVQRAGRWLIRAAQNTRLNGLDDFTPIAARGFEPVEHP, from the coding sequence ATGGACGACGACATCGAGGTGATCCGAGAACTGTTCGATCGCTATACGGAGCTCTGGGTTCGACACCAGATGCGGGAATGGGGAGAGCTGTTCACAGAGGATTGTGACTTCATCACCCACCGTGGGGTGTGGTGGAGGTCGCGGGAGGAGAATGTGCGCGGCCACGAGGATGTACCCGAATCCGTTCTGGCGCAAAAGAAGAACTACAGTCAAACGGTTGTCGGAGTCCGTCGGCTCGGTCCCGAGGTGATGTTGGTACATACCGAATGGGCCTGGCCCGATCATGTCTTGCCAGGCGCTACCGCAGCCGAGGACCGTCGGGGCCTGATCACCGCGGTACTTGTCCAACGTGCGGGACGCTGGCTGATCCGGGCAGCACAGAACACACGACTCAACGGACTCGATGACTTCACGCCGATCGCTGCGCGAGGCTTCGAGCCCGTTGAACATCCATGA
- a CDS encoding TY-Chap domain-containing protein, with protein MGHNLVPHEGSAVKADPLGDKTFEAALAAVRRYFVFRWTWAEDEIQRLLAAGWDRMSEGELRYTFNTAEGDERGVNAFAEAYEQLEGKCGTAVRLVPGRVRSAIWVRTDLLMVLTSYQLRLLKPVGGRRSEDIDGDKRDDEVCECHCHCEAEGLDYCHDDDCGDYDECAEDDCEEHDCEEEGCERNRCDDCHCCTCWKNCGCGFYDSEECGCGCYECTCDCYSAILDLDTQSGPDEPVTVANQWPTFVAGLAQLLTRLGKGERVDLTAHGHRYARFQIRDHELDCAIAGNRSVPKQYHLNTDQSAWLINRGWYQYRESDRTYTVPFASNYEKYVTTAESVVTVLHDFLGITHPSELGIETTGAHGTPGAHPQRPLAIMTEASPANPKPEQADD; from the coding sequence ATGGGGCACAATCTGGTACCGCACGAAGGCTCCGCGGTGAAGGCGGATCCTTTGGGGGACAAAACATTCGAAGCTGCGCTCGCGGCGGTGCGCCGGTACTTCGTCTTCCGCTGGACGTGGGCTGAGGATGAGATCCAACGGCTCCTTGCCGCTGGATGGGATCGGATGAGTGAAGGCGAGCTCCGCTATACGTTCAACACCGCCGAGGGTGACGAGCGCGGCGTGAACGCCTTCGCCGAGGCATACGAACAGCTCGAGGGCAAGTGCGGGACAGCGGTGCGCCTGGTGCCGGGGCGAGTCCGGTCGGCCATCTGGGTTCGCACCGATCTTCTGATGGTGCTGACGTCGTACCAGCTCAGGCTGCTCAAGCCGGTGGGCGGACGTCGATCCGAGGACATCGATGGCGACAAGCGGGACGACGAGGTCTGCGAGTGTCACTGCCATTGTGAAGCCGAAGGCCTCGACTACTGCCACGACGACGACTGCGGTGACTACGACGAGTGCGCCGAAGACGACTGCGAGGAGCACGACTGCGAAGAGGAGGGTTGCGAGCGGAACCGCTGCGACGACTGTCACTGCTGCACCTGCTGGAAGAACTGCGGCTGCGGATTCTACGACAGTGAGGAATGCGGCTGCGGCTGCTACGAATGCACCTGTGATTGCTACAGCGCCATCCTCGACCTGGACACTCAGTCCGGCCCCGACGAACCCGTGACCGTGGCGAACCAGTGGCCGACCTTCGTCGCCGGCTTGGCTCAGCTACTGACCCGTCTCGGTAAAGGCGAGCGCGTCGACCTGACGGCCCACGGACACCGCTACGCGAGATTCCAGATCCGAGACCACGAACTCGACTGTGCCATCGCCGGAAACCGCAGCGTACCAAAGCAATACCACCTGAACACCGATCAAAGCGCCTGGTTGATCAACCGTGGTTGGTACCAATACCGCGAATCCGATCGAACCTACACCGTCCCCTTCGCCTCCAACTACGAAAAGTACGTCACCACAGCCGAGTCCGTCGTCACCGTACTGCACGACTTCCTCGGCATAACCCACCCCAGCGAACTCGGCATCGAAACCACAGGTGCCCACGGCACACCCGGCGCACACCCGCAACGCCCCCTGGCAATCATGACAGAGGCATCCCCCGCGAATCCCAAGCCTGAACAGGCCGATGACTAG
- a CDS encoding DUF6968 family protein, whose amino-acid sequence MDTPWTVEQARAATVDAPLVATRRLEQNGSQVTVELYAPVAQAGGIDAWCRWRILGLAERPVVDLLAPGIDAVGAILSALDMIGDHLSLFEGITYLGRPDLDFPVTAATAENDPGRHGTGHTDGPHSSRWDPRASE is encoded by the coding sequence ATGGACACACCTTGGACGGTAGAGCAGGCGCGAGCCGCGACTGTGGACGCGCCGCTCGTCGCTACCCGCCGCTTGGAGCAGAACGGGTCTCAGGTGACTGTCGAGTTATACGCGCCGGTCGCCCAGGCGGGAGGTATCGATGCGTGGTGTCGCTGGCGCATCCTCGGCTTGGCCGAACGGCCAGTGGTCGATCTGCTCGCACCGGGGATCGATGCGGTCGGGGCGATCTTGTCTGCGCTCGACATGATCGGCGACCATCTGAGTCTGTTCGAAGGAATCACCTACCTGGGACGACCGGACCTGGATTTCCCGGTCACCGCGGCCACTGCCGAGAACGATCCGGGCCGGCATGGCACCGGGCACACTGACGGGCCGCATTCGTCGCGGTGGGACCCTAGGGCTTCCGAGTGA
- a CDS encoding SDR family NAD(P)-dependent oxidoreductase has protein sequence MSRVLVTGASRGIGRAVALAFATNGDRVAVHYASDIEAAQRTRELLPGEGHALIGANLAEPDAAQRVMAAAVEALGGVDILINNAAVATSPRTEHSIARVDYAHWRQIWRQMLEVNLLGAVDLTYLFSRHLIDRGAGGRVINIGSRGAFRGEPDFPAYAASKAALHAFGQSMAQALAPHAIAVTSVAPGFIGTERQESKLAGTEGNRVRAQSPFGRVGTPEEVAAAVLYLASPEAEWASGSILDLNGASHLRT, from the coding sequence GTGAGCAGAGTGCTGGTGACCGGTGCCTCTCGTGGGATCGGGCGTGCGGTGGCCCTCGCGTTCGCGACGAACGGAGACCGGGTGGCGGTGCACTACGCGAGCGACATCGAGGCCGCACAGCGCACTCGTGAGCTCTTGCCTGGCGAAGGGCACGCTCTGATCGGCGCGAACCTTGCCGAACCTGATGCCGCGCAGCGGGTGATGGCCGCTGCTGTCGAAGCGCTGGGGGGCGTCGATATCTTGATCAACAATGCCGCAGTGGCGACCTCGCCGCGGACGGAGCACTCGATCGCGCGGGTCGACTACGCACACTGGCGACAGATCTGGCGGCAGATGCTGGAAGTGAACCTGCTCGGCGCCGTGGATCTGACCTATCTCTTTTCCCGACATCTGATCGATCGTGGGGCGGGAGGGCGTGTGATCAATATCGGGTCCCGGGGCGCGTTCCGGGGTGAGCCGGACTTCCCCGCCTACGCCGCCAGTAAAGCCGCGCTGCACGCGTTCGGCCAATCCATGGCTCAGGCGCTGGCTCCGCACGCAATCGCGGTGACCTCGGTCGCGCCGGGGTTCATCGGCACCGAACGGCAAGAGAGCAAGCTCGCGGGCACCGAGGGGAACCGTGTGCGGGCGCAGAGCCCGTTCGGGCGGGTCGGGACGCCCGAGGAAGTCGCGGCCGCTGTGCTGTATCTGGCATCGCCGGAGGCGGAGTGGGCATCGGGATCGATCCTCGATCTCAACGGCGCTTCCCACCTCAGGACTTGA